From one Deltaproteobacteria bacterium CG2_30_66_27 genomic stretch:
- a CDS encoding ATP-dependent DNA helicase RecG, producing MTAPYPIQYVKGVGPRLAEKLAARGIRTPHDALYFFPKDYEDRRKVVPIRELKAGMTVPVRGKILSVQGGGKGFRPARVLEVVIADGTGHLSAKWFRFHPSLAERFRVGEPVTLCGSARWFRFFPEMHHPEILAEEDASDPVHSGRIVPVYPEVEGVPPRVLRKIQWEVVHRHASLEVECFPAGILERAGIPTLQESLSSIHFPRDDADAERFREFSSPQQRRLIFGELFALQWALALRRAGTQREEAIPLPWDREIVDEIKRRLPFDLTGAQRRVVNEILKDLGKPHPMHRLLQGDVGSGKTIVAWIAAMVAWRHGVQAAVMAPTEILAEQHYRRFLALSAGLPVRVALLSAALPTKEREAARKRIRDGEADIVVGTHALIQESVAFRNLALGVIDEQHRFGVLQRASLRRKGQISPHLLVMTATPIPRTLAITLYGDLDVSVIDEMPRGRLPVRTKVVTADGRRKVFEEIRGEIARGGRAYVVLPLVEESGKIALRDAVRTAERLREAFPDVGVGLLHGRMKAAEKEETMGRFKDGDLQLLVSTTVVEVGVDVPEATVMVVEHADRFGLSQLHQLRGRVGRGTRPSSCFLMTGGEPGEEAAARLSVMEKTVDGFRIAEEDLRIRGPGDFAGVRQSGIPDLVFADLVRDASILRVAREIVGEMYRDDPDLSAPDHVGIRRFLEMRNAILSAPE from the coding sequence GTGACCGCGCCGTACCCCATCCAGTACGTCAAGGGGGTGGGCCCCCGCCTGGCGGAGAAGCTCGCCGCCCGGGGGATCCGGACACCGCACGACGCCCTCTACTTCTTCCCGAAGGATTACGAGGACCGGCGCAAGGTGGTTCCCATCCGGGAGCTCAAGGCGGGGATGACCGTACCCGTCCGCGGGAAGATCCTTTCCGTGCAGGGCGGAGGGAAGGGGTTCCGCCCGGCCCGTGTTCTCGAAGTCGTGATCGCGGACGGGACCGGCCACCTCTCCGCGAAATGGTTCCGGTTCCATCCCTCCCTCGCCGAACGGTTCCGTGTCGGCGAACCGGTGACGCTCTGCGGATCCGCGCGGTGGTTCCGCTTCTTCCCCGAGATGCACCACCCGGAGATCCTCGCGGAGGAGGACGCGTCCGATCCGGTCCATTCCGGCAGGATCGTTCCCGTCTACCCGGAGGTGGAAGGAGTCCCACCGCGAGTCCTCCGCAAGATCCAGTGGGAGGTGGTCCATCGGCACGCTTCGCTGGAGGTCGAATGTTTCCCCGCCGGCATCCTCGAGCGGGCAGGAATCCCGACCCTCCAGGAGTCTCTCTCCTCCATCCACTTCCCGCGCGACGACGCCGACGCGGAGCGCTTCCGGGAATTCTCCTCCCCCCAGCAACGGCGCCTGATCTTCGGCGAACTGTTCGCCCTCCAGTGGGCGCTGGCCCTCCGGCGGGCCGGGACGCAACGGGAGGAGGCGATACCGCTTCCGTGGGACCGCGAGATCGTCGACGAGATCAAGCGTCGGCTTCCGTTCGACCTGACCGGCGCCCAGCGGCGCGTCGTCAACGAGATTCTGAAAGACCTCGGGAAGCCGCACCCGATGCACCGGCTATTGCAGGGAGACGTGGGCAGCGGGAAGACGATCGTCGCCTGGATCGCCGCGATGGTCGCCTGGCGGCACGGCGTGCAGGCCGCGGTGATGGCGCCCACGGAGATCCTGGCGGAGCAGCATTATCGGAGATTTCTCGCGCTGTCGGCGGGACTGCCGGTCCGGGTCGCGCTCCTCTCTGCCGCGCTCCCCACGAAGGAGCGGGAGGCGGCGCGCAAACGGATCCGGGACGGGGAGGCGGACATCGTCGTCGGAACGCATGCCCTGATCCAGGAGAGCGTCGCGTTCCGCAACCTGGCGCTGGGCGTCATCGACGAACAGCACCGGTTCGGGGTTCTCCAGCGCGCCTCCCTCCGCAGGAAGGGACAGATCTCCCCGCACCTCCTCGTCATGACCGCCACGCCGATCCCGCGGACGCTCGCGATCACGCTGTACGGCGACCTCGACGTCTCCGTGATCGACGAGATGCCTCGCGGAAGGCTTCCGGTCCGCACGAAGGTCGTCACGGCGGACGGTCGGAGGAAGGTCTTCGAAGAGATCCGCGGGGAGATCGCCAGGGGAGGGAGGGCGTACGTCGTCCTCCCGTTGGTGGAGGAGTCCGGGAAGATCGCACTACGGGACGCCGTGCGCACCGCCGAACGACTCCGGGAAGCGTTCCCCGACGTGGGGGTGGGGCTGCTGCACGGCCGGATGAAGGCGGCGGAAAAGGAAGAGACGATGGGGCGGTTCAAGGACGGCGACCTGCAGCTGCTCGTTTCCACCACGGTCGTCGAGGTGGGGGTGGACGTGCCGGAGGCCACGGTGATGGTCGTCGAGCACGCGGACCGGTTCGGCCTCTCGCAGCTTCACCAGCTGCGCGGAAGGGTCGGGCGCGGGACCCGCCCGTCGTCCTGCTTCCTGATGACCGGAGGAGAGCCGGGGGAGGAAGCGGCCGCGCGCCTGTCCGTCATGGAGAAGACCGTCGACGGCTTCCGGATCGCGGAGGAAGACCTCCGGATCCGCGGGCCTGGGGACTTCGCCGGCGTGCGACAGTCGGGAATCCCCGATCTCGTCTTCGCCGACCTCGTCCGGGACGCCTCGATCCTCCGGGTGGCCCGGGAGATCGTGGGAGAGATGTATCGCGACGACCCCGATCTGTCGGCGCCGGACCACGTGGGGATCCGGCGATTTTTGGAGATGAGAAATGCAATCCTGTCAGCGCCGGAGTAA
- a CDS encoding mammalian cell entry protein, producing the protein MTDNTEIPNIPQAESVPEKRTTISVVWIIPILAAAVGIGIAVQQYLSEGPSIRIAFRSAEGVEAGKTSIKYKEIEIGKVTGVTLSKDYSRILVTAKMGKNTEGLLVNDASFWIVKPRVTLSGVSGISTLLSGNYIRFEPGTSKETGRDFVGLEVPPPATSGLPGREFVLRSDTLGSLGVGSPVYYRRLNVGQVISYALAKDGRSVDIRIFLNTPFDRFVTSNTQFWEASGIDLSVGAGGVSMRTESLLSLLVGGIAFETPASPAGNSAVADNAVFPLSRDQATALSPREADAERFALYFRGSLRGLSVGAPVDFLGLPIGEVTGVFLAYARGEESIRTRVEIVTYPFRLFEPRGKRDAIGGRRAPIRERRESIQRQVVGKGLRAQLRSASLISGQLYVAFDYFPDAPEAKIAWERKPPDFPVVPGEMASIPSMLRNLLAKLDKVPVEEIGNDARKAIATLDRALVRLEGETLPEARKTFAMLDRTLEHVDGEIVPEAKKALEELRRAIASTERVLADTDNTFLRPEAPGQQDLRDAMREIARAARAVRALADYLERNPSALIRGKTREKP; encoded by the coding sequence ATGACCGACAATACCGAAATCCCGAACATTCCGCAGGCCGAGAGCGTACCGGAAAAGCGCACCACGATCTCCGTCGTCTGGATCATCCCGATTCTCGCGGCGGCGGTCGGCATCGGAATCGCCGTCCAGCAGTACCTGAGCGAGGGGCCGTCGATCCGGATCGCGTTCCGTTCCGCCGAAGGGGTCGAGGCGGGCAAGACCTCCATCAAGTACAAGGAGATCGAAATCGGCAAGGTGACGGGCGTGACCCTCTCGAAGGACTATTCCCGGATACTCGTCACGGCGAAAATGGGAAAAAACACCGAAGGGTTGCTCGTAAATGACGCCAGTTTCTGGATCGTGAAGCCGCGCGTCACCTTGAGCGGGGTCTCCGGCATCAGTACCCTGCTTTCCGGGAACTACATCCGCTTCGAGCCGGGAACGTCCAAGGAGACAGGACGCGACTTTGTCGGACTCGAAGTCCCTCCCCCCGCCACTTCCGGCCTGCCGGGAAGGGAGTTCGTGTTGCGATCCGATACCCTCGGTTCGCTGGGCGTCGGCTCCCCGGTCTATTACCGGCGCCTGAACGTCGGGCAGGTGATCTCCTACGCCCTGGCGAAAGACGGAAGGTCGGTGGACATACGGATCTTCCTGAACACCCCCTTCGACCGGTTCGTGACGTCGAACACGCAGTTCTGGGAAGCGAGCGGCATCGACCTGTCGGTGGGAGCCGGCGGGGTCTCCATGCGGACCGAGTCTCTCCTGTCGCTGCTGGTCGGGGGTATCGCCTTCGAGACGCCTGCCTCTCCGGCCGGGAACAGCGCCGTCGCGGACAATGCGGTCTTCCCCCTTTCGAGGGACCAGGCCACGGCGCTGTCCCCGCGCGAGGCCGATGCCGAGCGGTTCGCCCTGTATTTCCGGGGATCACTGCGGGGGCTGTCGGTCGGCGCGCCCGTCGATTTCCTCGGCCTGCCGATTGGCGAGGTAACGGGGGTCTTTCTCGCCTATGCTCGGGGGGAGGAAAGCATCCGCACGCGCGTGGAGATCGTGACCTACCCGTTCCGTTTGTTCGAGCCACGGGGGAAGCGGGATGCGATCGGCGGGAGGCGCGCCCCGATAAGGGAACGGCGTGAGTCCATTCAGCGCCAGGTCGTTGGAAAGGGGCTGCGGGCCCAACTGCGCAGCGCCAGCCTGATCAGCGGTCAACTGTACGTCGCCTTCGACTACTTCCCGGACGCCCCGGAAGCGAAGATCGCCTGGGAGCGGAAACCACCCGACTTCCCGGTGGTGCCGGGCGAGATGGCGAGCATTCCGTCGATGCTGAGGAATCTTCTCGCGAAACTCGACAAGGTGCCCGTCGAAGAGATCGGCAACGACGCGAGGAAGGCGATTGCGACCCTGGACCGGGCACTCGTACGCCTCGAAGGGGAAACCCTTCCCGAAGCGAGGAAGACGTTCGCGATGCTCGACCGGACGCTGGAACACGTCGACGGTGAAATCGTTCCGGAGGCGAAGAAAGCCCTCGAGGAACTGCGGCGGGCGATCGCCTCCACCGAACGCGTGCTGGCGGACACGGACAACACGTTTCTGCGGCCGGAGGCTCCAGGGCAGCAGGACCTGCGGGACGCCATGCGGGAAATCGCCCGCGCAGCAAGAGCCGTCCGCGCGCTGGCCGACTATCTCGAAAGAAACCCCTCCGCTCTCATCCGCGGCAAGACACGGGAGAAGCCCTGA
- a CDS encoding paraquat-inducible membrane protein A, protein MTRPLLTGARAGVVPCAACGLLSRKHGPEEEPGNCPRCGEALAFRLHDPIQRTWALIIAASICYLPANLLPVMTTKTLQSVVPTTIIGGVVRLYADGSWVLALIVLVASVMIPLGKLLALAYLLITVQLRSVRRRRERARLYRILKAIGRWSMLDVFVATFSVALVRFRPFMSVSPGSGVLFFTAVVILTIFAADTFDPRLIWDSGGTPRGEK, encoded by the coding sequence ATGACCCGGCCCTTGCTGACCGGTGCGCGTGCGGGAGTCGTCCCGTGCGCGGCGTGCGGCCTTCTTTCCCGGAAGCACGGACCGGAGGAGGAGCCCGGGAACTGCCCGCGCTGCGGGGAAGCGCTCGCCTTCCGGCTCCACGACCCCATCCAGCGCACCTGGGCGCTGATCATCGCCGCGTCGATATGCTACCTGCCGGCCAACCTCCTGCCGGTGATGACCACGAAAACGCTTCAGTCCGTCGTGCCGACCACCATCATCGGCGGCGTCGTCCGTCTCTACGCGGACGGATCGTGGGTGCTGGCGCTGATCGTGCTGGTCGCCAGCGTCATGATCCCCCTGGGAAAGCTGCTCGCCCTCGCCTACCTGCTGATCACGGTGCAGCTTCGCTCGGTCCGCAGGAGGCGCGAACGGGCGCGCCTGTACCGTATTCTGAAGGCCATCGGGCGGTGGTCGATGCTGGATGTTTTCGTCGCGACGTTCTCCGTCGCACTCGTCCGGTTTCGGCCGTTCATGTCGGTGTCTCCCGGTAGCGGGGTGCTGTTCTTCACCGCGGTGGTCATCCTGACGATTTTCGCGGCGGACACCTTCGACCCTCGCCTGATCTGGGACTCCGGCGGGACACCGCGGGGGGAGAAATGA
- a CDS encoding paraquat-inducible membrane protein A: MAPLPQDIVACPDCDLLQRMPALPPGGTARCLGCGLMLWLKRPGSLDRTMALAVAALVAFLLANVEPLMEVSFAGRTSSTTILGGAQAMWLQGEKVTAVLVALFVVVAPALEIVFMLAVLLAARRPPAPRWVGVLMRWTEMSGVWSMVGVMMLGILVSLVKIASLATVEPGIGIFAVGALVFLLAAISASFNPREIWPRVRWTNGEGPGAMR, encoded by the coding sequence ATGGCGCCGCTGCCCCAGGATATCGTCGCCTGCCCCGACTGCGACCTCCTGCAGCGCATGCCCGCGCTCCCTCCCGGCGGGACGGCGCGGTGCTTGGGCTGCGGACTGATGCTCTGGCTCAAGAGGCCGGGGTCCCTCGACCGCACGATGGCGCTGGCGGTCGCGGCACTGGTCGCCTTTCTCCTCGCCAACGTGGAGCCGCTGATGGAGGTCTCGTTCGCCGGCCGGACGTCGAGCACGACGATCCTTGGCGGCGCCCAGGCGATGTGGCTGCAGGGCGAGAAGGTCACGGCAGTCCTCGTCGCCCTCTTCGTCGTCGTTGCGCCGGCGCTGGAGATCGTTTTCATGCTGGCGGTACTGCTCGCCGCCCGGCGGCCCCCCGCGCCGCGTTGGGTGGGCGTCCTGATGCGCTGGACAGAGATGTCCGGCGTATGGTCGATGGTCGGGGTGATGATGCTCGGCATCCTGGTCTCGCTGGTCAAGATCGCGTCGCTCGCGACGGTGGAGCCCGGCATCGGAATCTTCGCGGTCGGCGCGCTCGTCTTCCTGCTCGCCGCGATCTCCGCCAGCTTCAATCCCCGGGAGATCTGGCCGCGGGTTCGGTGGACCAACGGCGAAGGACCGGGGGCAATGCGATGA
- a CDS encoding alanine transaminase has protein sequence MEEFPRIKRLPPYVFAVVVELKSKLRHAGEDIIDLGMGNPDLPTPKHIVDKLVDAVHNPRNHRYSLSRGIPKLRLAICNWYKRKYDVDLDPETEAIATIGAKEGLSHLVLATMGPGDIAFVPNPTYPIHAYSVVIAGADVRSISLTSGEGDFVERAERAIKMLWPRPKMMILSFPHNPTTQVVDLDFFKRVVAFAKEYKMLVIHDLAYADLVFDGYKAPSILQVHGAKDVAVEMYSMSKGYSMPGWRVGFVVGNKRLVGALTRIKSYLDYGMFQAIQIAATVALNGPQRVVDEAVEIYRKRRDCLVDGFSRIGWEFEKPKGTMFVWAPIPDPFREMGSVEFSKLLLTKAKVAVSPGIGFGEHGEGFIRFALVENEQRIRQAIRGVKGMLQSPPKVKEK, from the coding sequence ATGGAAGAGTTCCCGAGGATCAAGCGTTTGCCTCCGTACGTTTTCGCGGTCGTGGTGGAGCTCAAGTCGAAATTGCGCCACGCCGGCGAGGACATCATCGACCTGGGGATGGGAAACCCCGACCTCCCCACGCCGAAACACATCGTCGACAAGCTGGTCGATGCGGTGCACAACCCCCGGAACCACCGCTATTCGCTTTCCCGCGGGATCCCGAAATTGCGGCTGGCGATCTGCAACTGGTACAAGCGCAAATACGACGTGGACCTCGATCCGGAGACGGAGGCGATCGCCACGATCGGCGCGAAAGAGGGGTTGTCCCACCTCGTGCTGGCCACGATGGGTCCGGGGGACATCGCGTTCGTCCCCAACCCGACGTACCCGATCCACGCTTACTCGGTGGTGATCGCCGGGGCGGACGTGCGGTCGATCTCCCTCACGAGCGGGGAGGGGGATTTCGTCGAACGCGCCGAGCGGGCGATCAAGATGCTGTGGCCGCGGCCGAAGATGATGATCCTCTCCTTTCCCCACAACCCGACCACACAGGTGGTGGATCTCGATTTTTTCAAGCGCGTCGTCGCGTTCGCCAAGGAATACAAGATGCTGGTCATCCACGATCTCGCCTATGCGGACCTCGTCTTCGATGGGTACAAGGCCCCCTCGATCCTGCAGGTCCACGGGGCCAAAGACGTGGCCGTGGAGATGTACTCCATGTCGAAGGGATACTCCATGCCCGGCTGGCGCGTCGGCTTCGTCGTCGGGAACAAGCGGCTGGTCGGAGCCCTGACGCGGATCAAGAGCTACCTCGACTACGGGATGTTCCAGGCGATCCAGATCGCCGCCACGGTGGCGCTCAACGGGCCGCAGCGCGTGGTGGACGAGGCCGTCGAGATCTATCGGAAGCGCAGGGATTGCCTCGTCGATGGATTCTCCCGCATCGGGTGGGAGTTCGAGAAGCCGAAGGGGACGATGTTCGTCTGGGCGCCCATCCCGGATCCGTTCCGGGAGATGGGCTCCGTCGAGTTTTCGAAGCTTCTCCTGACGAAGGCCAAGGTCGCGGTCTCGCCGGGGATCGGCTTCGGGGAACATGGGGAAGGGTTCATCCGGTTCGCACTGGTGGAGAACGAGCAACGGATCCGCCAGGCGATCCGCGGCGTGAAGGGGATGCTCCAGTCGCCTCCGAAGGTCAAGGAGAAATGA
- a CDS encoding homoserine dehydrogenase, producing MTVSHREIGVGVVGFGTVGTGTVKLLLENAELLRKRVGIPIRLVRVADRDTAKDRGVRLPEGVFIEDGMRVARDPDVHIVVELIGGTGAAKDFLLEAIRNGKSVVTANKALLAECGPEIVKAVLSAGVDIGFEASVGGGIPIIRTLREGLAANRIQAIFGIINGTCNYILSRMAREGRPFAEVLAEAQAAGLAEADPSFDVDGIDTAHKLAILVWLATGGHVPPKEIFVQGIREIDQEDIAFAKEFGYTIKLLAIAKENGSGIEARVHPTMIPSHFLLATVDGAYNAIYVKGDFVGSSISYGQGAGMLPTASAVVSDVIEIARNLRRGSAGRIPPGGFFLADPSALADLAPFDQVHSEYYLKFRVVDKPGVLSRIAGVLGSHAISIASVLQKGQGLDAVPIFIVTHRAKESDMRAALAEVDRLPDVLDRTRMIRIENNL from the coding sequence ATGACCGTATCCCATCGCGAGATCGGGGTCGGCGTCGTCGGTTTCGGCACCGTCGGCACCGGCACGGTCAAGCTTCTCCTCGAGAACGCCGAACTCCTCCGCAAGCGCGTCGGGATACCGATCCGGCTCGTCCGGGTCGCGGACCGGGACACCGCGAAGGATCGGGGCGTTCGCCTGCCGGAGGGCGTCTTCATCGAGGACGGGATGCGGGTCGCCCGGGACCCCGACGTCCATATCGTCGTCGAACTCATCGGCGGCACGGGAGCCGCGAAAGACTTCCTGCTCGAGGCGATCCGCAACGGGAAATCGGTGGTGACGGCCAACAAGGCCCTGCTCGCGGAGTGCGGCCCCGAGATCGTAAAAGCCGTCCTGTCCGCCGGCGTCGACATCGGGTTCGAGGCGAGCGTCGGGGGTGGAATCCCCATCATCCGGACGCTGCGGGAAGGATTGGCGGCGAACCGGATCCAGGCGATCTTCGGGATCATCAACGGGACGTGCAACTACATCCTTTCGCGCATGGCCAGGGAAGGGAGGCCGTTCGCCGAGGTCCTCGCGGAGGCGCAGGCGGCCGGGCTTGCCGAAGCGGACCCGTCGTTCGACGTGGACGGAATCGACACGGCGCACAAACTGGCGATCCTCGTCTGGCTGGCCACCGGCGGGCACGTTCCGCCGAAGGAGATCTTCGTCCAGGGGATCCGTGAGATCGACCAGGAGGACATCGCCTTCGCGAAGGAGTTCGGGTACACGATCAAGCTGCTGGCGATCGCGAAGGAGAACGGCTCGGGGATCGAGGCGCGTGTCCACCCGACGATGATCCCGTCCCATTTCCTCCTGGCCACCGTCGACGGCGCCTATAACGCGATCTACGTGAAGGGGGACTTCGTCGGTTCCTCCATCTCGTACGGGCAGGGCGCCGGGATGCTCCCGACGGCGTCCGCCGTGGTGAGCGACGTGATCGAGATCGCGCGAAACCTTCGGCGGGGATCCGCGGGCCGGATACCGCCGGGGGGGTTCTTCCTCGCCGATCCGTCGGCCCTGGCGGACCTCGCCCCGTTCGACCAGGTCCACAGCGAGTATTACCTGAAATTCCGGGTGGTGGACAAGCCGGGTGTTCTCTCGAGAATCGCGGGGGTGCTGGGAAGCCACGCGATCAGCATCGCCTCCGTTCTCCAGAAAGGCCAGGGCCTGGACGCGGTTCCCATCTTCATCGTCACCCACCGGGCGAAGGAGAGCGACATGCGTGCCGCGCTCGCCGAGGTGGACCGTCTCCCCGATGTCCTCGACCGGACGAGAATGATCCGGATCGAGAACAACCTCTGA
- a CDS encoding threonine synthase produces MHWQGIIRHYGRFFTSVPEEAVVTLLEGNTPLVPAPVLARRIAPGTELYLKYEGLNPTGSFKDRGMTMAVSMAKAQGSDSVICASTGNTSASAAAYAARAGMKAFVLIPEGKIALGKLSQAMIHGAQVLQVLGNFDDALSLVKEVSSKYPVTLVNSLNPYRIEGQKSAAFEIVDALGDAPDYHVLPVGNAGNITAYWAGYKQYRAAGKSKRLPAMLGWQAEGAAPIVRGAPVSKPETVATAIRIGNPASWKQAEAARDESGGFIRMVSDAEILEAYKMVAETEGVFCEPASAASIAGVIKLGSEGFFRAGQRLVCTLTGHGLKDPDNAIAQSVAPVTVPLVLGDVLNILGF; encoded by the coding sequence ATGCACTGGCAGGGGATCATTCGGCATTACGGGAGGTTCTTCACCTCCGTTCCCGAGGAGGCCGTCGTCACGCTGCTGGAGGGGAACACCCCCCTCGTCCCGGCCCCCGTGCTCGCCCGCCGGATCGCTCCGGGAACCGAGCTGTACCTCAAGTACGAGGGGCTGAACCCGACCGGTTCCTTCAAGGATCGCGGGATGACGATGGCCGTGTCCATGGCGAAGGCGCAAGGGTCGGACTCGGTCATCTGCGCCTCCACGGGAAACACCTCCGCTTCGGCCGCCGCCTACGCCGCCCGCGCCGGGATGAAGGCGTTCGTCCTCATCCCCGAGGGGAAGATCGCGCTGGGGAAGCTCTCCCAGGCGATGATCCACGGGGCGCAGGTCCTCCAGGTGCTTGGCAACTTCGACGACGCCCTCTCGCTCGTCAAGGAAGTTTCGTCGAAGTACCCCGTGACGCTGGTGAACTCGCTGAACCCTTACAGGATCGAAGGGCAGAAGTCGGCCGCGTTCGAGATCGTCGACGCCCTCGGGGACGCACCCGACTACCACGTCCTCCCGGTAGGGAACGCGGGGAACATCACCGCGTACTGGGCGGGGTACAAGCAGTACAGGGCCGCGGGAAAGTCGAAACGCCTTCCCGCGATGCTCGGCTGGCAGGCGGAAGGAGCGGCCCCGATCGTTCGCGGCGCTCCCGTATCGAAGCCCGAGACGGTCGCCACCGCCATCCGCATCGGCAACCCCGCCTCGTGGAAACAGGCGGAAGCCGCGCGCGACGAGTCCGGGGGGTTCATCCGGATGGTGAGCGATGCGGAGATCCTCGAGGCGTACAAAATGGTCGCCGAAACGGAGGGGGTCTTCTGCGAGCCCGCTTCCGCCGCCTCGATCGCCGGCGTGATAAAATTGGGGTCCGAAGGGTTTTTCCGGGCGGGGCAGCGGCTCGTTTGCACGCTGACCGGACACGGCCTGAAGGACCCGGACAACGCCATCGCGCAGTCGGTCGCGCCCGTGACGGTCCCGTTGGTGCTCGGGGACGTCCTCAACATCCTCGGTTTCTGA
- a CDS encoding cofactor-independent phosphoglycerate mutase — MGGKYIILIGDGMADWPVPSIGGRTPLEAASIPNMDFMAANGALGMVQVVPKEMYPGSDVSNLSILGYDPVVVYTGRSPLEAASIGIALGPDDVAVRCNLVTLKNDGADSEMEDFSAGHISTAEAAELLASLQQAVADKGVRFHKGVSYRHLMVWPGGCDAVKTTPPHDIHGKKITSYLPQGDGAEFLLTIMEISREVFSDHPVNRKRAAEGKLPGNAAWLWGQGKAPRIPTFKEKFGLTGSVVAAVDLIKGIGIYAGLEVIAVPGATGYTDTNYRGKAEYALRELERKDFVLVHVEAPDEAGHNGSVEEKIRAIERIDREMLTPILARVREKGDLRILVMPDHPTPVEIRTHAQEPVPFVFYPAPPGLSTTPGKRYTEADGRDAGQFVPAGTKLIEYLLA, encoded by the coding sequence ATGGGCGGGAAATATATCATTCTGATCGGGGACGGGATGGCCGACTGGCCGGTCCCCTCGATCGGCGGCCGCACGCCGCTCGAGGCTGCTTCGATACCGAACATGGACTTCATGGCGGCCAATGGCGCCCTCGGGATGGTCCAGGTCGTCCCGAAAGAGATGTACCCCGGTAGCGACGTGTCGAACCTGAGCATCCTCGGGTACGACCCCGTCGTGGTCTACACCGGCCGTTCGCCGCTTGAAGCGGCCTCGATCGGCATCGCCCTCGGACCGGACGACGTCGCGGTCCGATGCAACCTGGTGACGCTGAAAAACGACGGAGCCGACTCCGAGATGGAGGATTTCTCGGCAGGGCATATTTCCACCGCCGAGGCCGCGGAGCTCCTCGCCTCGCTCCAGCAGGCGGTCGCCGACAAGGGAGTCCGGTTCCACAAGGGAGTGTCGTATCGCCACCTGATGGTTTGGCCCGGTGGGTGCGACGCCGTGAAGACGACCCCCCCGCACGATATCCACGGAAAGAAGATCACGAGCTATCTCCCCCAGGGAGACGGCGCGGAGTTCCTCCTGACGATCATGGAAATCTCCCGCGAGGTCTTCTCCGACCACCCGGTGAACCGGAAAAGGGCGGCGGAAGGGAAGCTTCCGGGCAATGCGGCCTGGCTCTGGGGACAGGGGAAGGCCCCCCGGATCCCCACGTTCAAGGAAAAGTTCGGCCTGACCGGCTCCGTGGTCGCCGCGGTGGACCTCATCAAGGGGATCGGGATCTACGCGGGGCTCGAAGTGATCGCCGTTCCGGGCGCCACCGGGTACACCGACACGAACTACCGGGGGAAGGCGGAGTACGCCCTTCGCGAACTGGAGCGGAAGGACTTCGTCCTGGTCCACGTGGAGGCGCCCGACGAGGCGGGACACAACGGGAGCGTCGAAGAGAAGATCCGCGCGATCGAACGGATCGACCGCGAGATGCTGACCCCGATCCTTGCGAGGGTGCGGGAGAAGGGGGACCTCCGGATCCTGGTGATGCCGGACCATCCGACCCCCGTCGAGATCCGCACCCACGCGCAGGAGCCGGTCCCGTTCGTCTTCTACCCGGCGCCCCCGGGCCTGTCCACGACCCCGGGGAAGCGATACACGGAAGCGGACGGCCGCGATGCGGGCCAATTCGTCCCGGCGGGGACAAAGCTGATCGAGTACCTGCTCGCCTGA
- a CDS encoding fructose-bisphosphatase, class II, which produces MERNLALEVVRVTEAAALASARLMGRGDNVAADQAAVTAMRKALSYVQFKGRVVIGEGERDEAPMLYIGEEVGGAETPKVDIAVDPLEGTNIVSAGGYNAIAVIAIAEEGGFLHAPDTYMQKLAVGPGARGVIDITASPTENLRRIAKAKKAYVEDLCVVILDRPRHQDLIKEVREAGARIKLIGDGDVAGAIATSKEGSGVDVLMGTGGSPEGVLAAAALKCVGGDFQGILKFRNKEEIERAKVMGITDVDRVYALDDLASSDVMFAATGVTFGDFLKGVRFFSGGAYTQSVVMRSRSRTTRIIDTTHYFEFKPKYE; this is translated from the coding sequence ATGGAACGGAACCTGGCGTTGGAGGTCGTCCGTGTGACCGAGGCGGCGGCGCTCGCCTCGGCGCGATTGATGGGACGCGGGGACAACGTCGCGGCGGACCAGGCGGCGGTCACCGCGATGAGGAAAGCCCTGAGTTACGTCCAGTTCAAGGGGCGCGTCGTCATCGGCGAAGGGGAGCGGGACGAGGCTCCCATGCTCTACATCGGGGAGGAGGTAGGCGGAGCGGAGACACCGAAGGTCGACATCGCCGTCGACCCCCTCGAGGGGACGAACATCGTCTCGGCAGGGGGATACAACGCCATCGCCGTGATCGCCATCGCGGAAGAAGGCGGGTTTCTTCACGCCCCCGACACGTACATGCAGAAGCTCGCAGTGGGACCGGGCGCGCGCGGCGTGATCGACATCACGGCGTCCCCGACGGAGAACCTCCGCAGGATCGCAAAGGCGAAAAAGGCCTACGTCGAGGACCTCTGCGTGGTGATCCTCGACCGGCCGCGGCACCAGGACCTGATCAAGGAGGTCCGGGAAGCCGGGGCGCGGATCAAGCTGATCGGGGACGGCGACGTGGCGGGAGCGATCGCGACGTCCAAAGAGGGATCCGGGGTCGACGTCCTCATGGGAACAGGTGGCTCGCCCGAAGGAGTGCTGGCCGCCGCCGCGTTGAAATGCGTGGGAGGAGACTTCCAGGGCATCCTCAAGTTCCGGAACAAGGAGGAGATCGAGCGCGCGAAGGTGATGGGGATCACCGATGTGGACCGCGTCTACGCACTCGACGACCTGGCGAGCAGCGACGTGATGTTCGCCGCCACCGGGGTCACCTTCGGCGATTTCCTGAAGGGGGTCCGGTTCTTCAGCGGCGGCGCGTACACCCAGTCCGTCGTCATGCGCTCCCGTTCCCGCACCACCCGCATCATCGACACGACGCACTACTTCGAATTCAAACCGAAGTACGAATAA